In Haematobia irritans isolate KBUSLIRL chromosome 1, ASM5000362v1, whole genome shotgun sequence, a genomic segment contains:
- the LOC142238435 gene encoding alpha-tocopherol transfer protein-like encodes MWNMYKVEDAYRRFPEISRDEVLKFQEWIHSQPHMPKMSEHDALLFYYASKCSTEVSKQVLDTYLTCRTHVDGFFRNLDVDRADLQNAMKLISICPMPKLTPDGYGVVIAKLIDTDTSTFNFAAAIKLVLLTMDIWIQTIGVVRGLIFAIDLQGVKLGHVARIGILDMKKFLYYLQEAIPIRMHGFHFVNPVPFMDKILALMTPFMKKELQNVLRMHSCLNEFYKYVPQEMLPKEIGGDLPHSKELREVFYGTLRSSRNEILEFERTHLIDEAKRPGKAKSASDLFGVQGSFKKLDID; translated from the exons ATGTGGAATATGTATAAAGTTGAAGACGCTTATAGAAGATTTCCTGAAATCAGCCGTGATGAGGTTTTGAAATTTCAAGAATGGATCCATTCACAACCTCATATGCCCAAAATGTCCGAGCATGATGCATTACTCTTCTACTATGCCAGCAAATGTAGTACAGAGGTTTCCAAACAGGTATTGGATACATATCTAACATGTCGCACTCATGTCGATGGATTTTTTCGTAATTTGGATGTTGATCGGGCGGATCTTCAAAATGCCATGAAATTGAT ATCCATTTGTCCCATGCCCAAACTTACACCTGATGGATATGGAGTGGTCATAGCAAAACTCATTGATACGGATACATCGACATTTAATTTTGCCGCTGCTATTAAATT AGTCCTACTAACAATGGATATTTGGATTCAAACGATTGGCGTTGTACGTGGTCTAATTTTTGCCATCGATTTACAAGGAGTAAAATTAGGACATGTAGCACGTATAGGAATTTTggatatgaaaaagttcttgtACTACTTACAG GAAGCTATACCCATTCGCATGCATGGATTCCATTTTGTCAATCCGGTGCCCTTTATGGATAAAATTTTAGCTCTAATGACACCATTTATGAAGAAGGAATTGCAAAATGTTTTGCGAATGCATTCCTGCTTGAACGAATTCTACAAATATGTACCACAAGAAATGTTGCCCAAAGAAATCGGAGGTGACCTACCACATTCCAAAGAGTTAAGAG aGGTCTTCTATGGCACCTTACGCTCTAGTcgcaatgaaattttagaatttgaacGCACCCATCTCATTGATGAGGCCAAACGACCAGGCAAGGCGAAAAGTGCATCAGACCTATTTGGTGTTCAAGGTAGTTTCAAGAAATTGGACATTGattga